In Ilumatobacter fluminis, the following proteins share a genomic window:
- a CDS encoding iron chelate uptake ABC transporter family permease subunit — protein MPEAVVDIAVERRAASPATERRTTGSFPTQRARRRYVIVLAVLILVCIASTVGVMTYDNPMPFGSDGFWRIVDLRADALRVIAIVAFCQALATVSFQTVTGNRILTPGIMGFEALYVAVQTASVFYWGTEGINKITGTTQFLALAVVMVVASTLLYTTLLSGRFGDMHTMLLVGVIIGGGLASLTAFMQRVLTPSEFDVLAARLFGSIAAADDDYLDWALPISLLAGFALILRSKRLNVLGLGSHAAANLGLHPKRETMIVLFFVSVLMAMSTAMVGPMVFLGFLVAMLTYQLADTHDHRYLLPMSALVGYATLSSSYFVLRHVFYAEGRVTIIIELVGGLAFLVHVMRKGRL, from the coding sequence GTGCCTGAGGCCGTCGTCGACATCGCCGTCGAGCGACGTGCTGCGTCGCCGGCCACGGAACGCCGGACGACCGGTTCGTTCCCGACGCAGCGGGCACGACGGCGCTACGTCATCGTCCTCGCCGTCCTGATCCTCGTCTGCATCGCGTCGACGGTCGGCGTGATGACGTACGACAACCCGATGCCGTTCGGGAGCGACGGCTTCTGGCGGATCGTCGACCTCCGTGCCGATGCACTGCGCGTCATCGCCATCGTCGCCTTCTGCCAAGCGCTCGCAACCGTCAGCTTCCAGACCGTGACCGGCAACCGGATCCTGACCCCCGGCATCATGGGATTCGAAGCGTTGTACGTCGCCGTGCAGACGGCGTCGGTCTTCTACTGGGGCACCGAGGGCATCAACAAGATCACCGGCACGACCCAGTTCCTGGCGCTGGCCGTGGTCATGGTGGTCGCGTCGACGCTGCTCTACACCACACTCCTGTCGGGCCGGTTCGGTGACATGCACACGATGCTGCTCGTCGGCGTGATCATCGGCGGGGGCCTTGCGTCCCTCACCGCGTTCATGCAGCGCGTCCTCACCCCGAGCGAGTTCGACGTTCTCGCAGCACGCTTGTTCGGCAGCATTGCCGCGGCCGACGACGACTACCTCGACTGGGCACTCCCGATCTCGTTGCTCGCCGGCTTCGCGCTCATCCTGCGTTCGAAGCGACTGAACGTGCTCGGACTCGGGTCGCACGCGGCCGCCAACCTCGGGCTGCACCCCAAGCGCGAGACGATGATCGTGCTGTTCTTCGTGTCGGTCCTGATGGCCATGTCGACCGCAATGGTCGGACCGATGGTGTTCCTCGGCTTCCTCGTCGCCATGCTCACGTACCAGCTGGCCGACACGCACGACCACCGTTACCTGCTGCCGATGTCGGCACTCGTCGGCTACGCCACACTCAGCAGCTCGTACTTCGTGCTCCGGCACGTCTTCTACGCCGAGGGGCGAGTGACGATCATCATCGAACTCGTCGGCGGCCTCGCGTTCCTCGTCCACGTCATGCGAAAGGGCCGACTGTGA